A single region of the Triticum dicoccoides isolate Atlit2015 ecotype Zavitan chromosome 2B, WEW_v2.0, whole genome shotgun sequence genome encodes:
- the LOC119364981 gene encoding endoplasmic reticulum metallopeptidase 1-like — MPRGRGSSVSTHEKPNVDAAVDSDKDNSRHKRSAYLLLGLFILFLHGSWSVYRMQFANLPLPLGAEQAGKRGFSEASALKHVKYLTGLGPHAVGSDALDLAVQYVYAEAEKIKKTAHWDVDVQLELFHTDIGANRLAGGLFKGKTLLYSDLKHVILRIVPKYLPEAEENLILVSSHIDTVSTTGGAGDCSSCVGVMLELARGVAQWAHGFKSGVLFLFNTGEEEGLDGAHSFITQHHWRNSVRFAVDLEAMGISGKSTLFQGTHQWALESFAAVAKYPSAQIATQDVFRSGAIKSATDFQIYQEVAGLPGLDFAYTDTTSVYHTKNDKIELLTPGSLQHNGENMLAFLLHAASSPKFMKDAHQAKQESTEQNNAIFFDILGKYMVVYPQRLATMFHNSIIFQSLLIWGTSLLMGGRPGLVSFGIACLSIILTLIFSIFLPVVVAFSLPHICPFPVPFVGNPWLVIGLFGSPALLGAFIGQRFGFILLKRHIQEVYSRTKPGLTGNTMDYIVGLEAERWIFKSGFVQWLIVLILGTYLKVGASYIALIWLVSPAFAYGLMEATLTPVRSPKQLKVFTLVLALAVPVMSSAGLFIRLVDVMVGSIVRADRNPGGLPDWLGNVVVAVAIAIVVSFTFVYLLSYVHISGAKKTLLSVLCAFFGLALVLVSSGIVPAFTEDIARSVNVVHVVDTTRMNDGNTEPLSYVSLFSNMPGKLTQELMDLRGEEFSCGRNMTTDFVTFTVKYGCRSYKGSNAGWSKSEVPVLHVESDSAADHARRTVVSVDTKSSTRWSLAINMQEIDDFTVQVDSDKLVQLGGKSEVDGWHTIQFAGGKNAPTKFQLTLFWSSNATQASPKEANAEDPPLLVKLRTDVNRATPMVETVLEKLPRWCAAFGKSTSPYTLAFLTALPVDI; from the exons ATGCCTCGAGGGCGAGGTTCGTCTGTGTCAACACACGAGAAGCCTAATGTTGATGCAGCAGTCGATTCTGATAAAGATAACAGCAGGCATAAGAGGAGCGCTTATTTGTTGCTGGGGTTGTTTATACTTTTCCTTCATGGATCCTGGTCTGTTTACCGTATGCAGTTTGCAAATCTTCCTTTGCCCCTTGGTGCCGAGCAGGCTGGTAAGCGGGGGTTTTCAGAGGCTTCTGCCCTTAAGCATGTGAAGTACTTGACAGGCCTGGGTCCTCATGCAGTTGGTTCAGATGCCCTTGATCTTGCTGTGCAG TATGTATATGCAGAAGCAGAGAAAATAAAGAAGACAGCTCATTGGGATGTTGATGTTCAACTGGAGCTGTTCCACACAGATATTGGTGCAAATCGTCTAGCTGGTGGACTTTTCAAGGGAAAAACACTCTTGTACTCAGACCTTAAGCATGTTATCCTCAGAATTGTTCCCAAGTATTTACCGGAAGCTGAAGAAAATTTGATTCTTGTCTCTTCTCATATTGACACGGTTTCCACAAC GGGAGGTGCCGGAGATTGCAGTTCATGTGTAGGAGTCATGCTAGAGCTGGCACGGGGAGTAGCTCAGTGGGCTCATGGGTTTAAGAGTGGTGTCCTGTTTCTGTTCAACACAGGGGAAGAAGAGGGTCTTGACGGGGCCCACAGTTTTATAACTCAG CACCACTGGAGAAACTCAGTACGTTTTGCTGTTGATTTGGAAGCTATGGGTATCAGTGGGAAATCCACCCTTTTTCAG GGTACTCACCAATGGGCTTTGGAGAGCTTTGCTGCTGTAGCGAAGTATCCATCTGCTCAAATAGCTACACAG GATGTTTTCCGTTCTGGAGCGATAAAATCTGCTACTGATTTCCAAATATATCAGGAGGTTGCTGGTCTTCCTGGCCTTGATTTTGCATATACAGATACGACATCCGTGTATCACACAAAG AATGACAAAATAGAGCTCCTGACACCTGGATCCCTTCAGCACAATGGAGAAAATATGCTTGCCTTCCTACTCCATGCTGCttcatcaccaaaatttatgaaagaTGCACACCAGGCAAAGCAAGAGAGCACAGAGCAGAATAATGCTATTTTTTTCGACATTCTG GGCAAGTACATGGTGGTCTATCCACAGCGGTTAGCAACCATGTTTCACAACTCAATAATATTTCAGTCGCTCCTGATATGGGGAACATCACTGCTTATGGGTGGACGTCCTGGTCTTGTGTCCTTCGGAATAGCATGTTTGAGCATTATTTTGACGTTGATATTTTCTATCTTCTTACCGGTTGTGGTGGCATTTTCCCTGCCGCATATTTGTCCTTTTCCTGTTCCATTTGTTGGAAATCCGTGGTTAGTTATTGGCTTATTTGGTTCACCTGCACTGCTTGGCGCATTCATTGGTCAGCGTTTTGGATTTATTCTCCTGAAGAGGCACATTCAAGAAGTGTATTCAAGAACAAAGCCAGGTCTAACTGGTAACACGATGGATTACATTGTTGGCCTGGAAGCTGAGAGGTGGATTTTCAAATCTGGTTTTGTCCAATGGCTTATAGTTTTGATACTTGGAACCTATTTGAAGGTCGGCGCATCCTATATAGCACTCATCTGGCTTGTTTCGCCTGCTTTTGCAT ATGGTCTTATGGAAGCAACACTAACTCCTGTAAGGTCACCTAAACAGCTTAAGGTCTTTACATTGGTCCTGGCTTTGGCTGTGCCAGTTATGTCATCTGCTGGTTTGTTTATTCGCTTGGTAGATGTGATGGTTGGCAGTATTGTACGTGCTGATAG GAACCCTGGTGGACTACCAGACTGGCTTGGAAATGTAGTAGTTGCTGTTGCCATCGCTATAGTCGTGTCCTTCACGTTTGTGTATCTTCTTTCGTATGTCCATATTTCAG GTGCCAAAAAAACACTTCTTTCTGTGTTGTGTGCTTTCTTTGGTCTTGCCCTTGTACTGGTATCAAGTGGCATTGTTCCAGCATTCACAGAGGATATTGCTCGTTCTGTAAAT GTTGTGCATGTTGTTGATACTACAAGAATGAATGATGGAAACACAGAACCATTATCCTATGTTTCCCTGTTCTCGAACATGCCTGGAAAGTTGACACAGGAATTGATGGACCTAAGAGGGGAAGAGTTTTCTTGCGGAAGGAATATGACAACTGATTTTGTGACATTTACCGTGAAGTATGGCTGCAGGAGTTACAAAGGGAGCAATGCTGGATGGAGCAAATCAGAAGTTCCAGTGCTCCATGTTGAAAGCGATTCTGCTGCCGATCATGCCCGCAGAACAGTAGTATCAGTTGATACCAAGTCATCTACACGGTGGTCACTCGCAATCAATATGCAGGAAATCGATGACTTCACTGTTCAAG TGGATTCAGATAAGTTGGTTCAACTGGGTGGTAAGAGCGAGGTCGATGGATGGCATACAATCCAGTTTGCAGGCGGCAAGAACGCGCCAACAAAATTCCAGCTAACCCTTTTCTGGTCAAGCAATGCGACACAGGCATCTCCAAAGGAAGCTAACGCAGAGGACCCTCCTCTCCTGGTAAAACTAAGAACGGACGTGAATAGGGCCACACCGATGGTTGAGACGGTTCTCGAGAAGCTTCCACGCTGGTGTGCAGCTTTCGGTAAGTCCACATCTCCTTACACGCTGGCGTTCTTGACCGCTCTTCCTGTCGATATTTAG